The Radiobacillus deserti genomic interval ATGTATTACGTATTCTGGAGGTGTCGGCTATGGTAAATGAAACACATTTGCCACACTTTGTAGCAGCTCATGCAAAGCCTACTATTGGAAAGGGCGATACTTTGCATGAGGTAGACTGTCTCTAATCGCCTCATAGAAACCTATCATTTCTAATAGGTCGGCTTTGCAACCTTACTTTGCATTAAAAAAGATAAGGGGCTGACTGAAATGAAGCAAGTGAGAGCAACGGACTTATTACCGGAAGAGTTGTTGCTAGAAATACAAAAGTATGTCGATGGAGAGATACTGTATATTCCGAAGCGATCTGAAAAGCACTGTAAGTGGGGATCGCGTTCAGGGGGACGTAAGTACATTGATGAACGGAATCAAGACATACGTGAATTATTCCAAAATGGCACGAGAATTGATGATCTTGCCGACATGTATTGTCTTTCACCAGAAACCATAAAAAAAATAGTCTATTCAAAACAGTAGAAAGCATTGGTGGTGGAATCCGCCAGTGCTTTTTTATTATGGTAAGTTTGTTTATAAATTGTTTTATCTATTTTCATAATAGTTATTTTTCGCTAGAGTAAAATGAAACGTTAGAAAGGAGTAAGACTACATGGAACCATTTATTCGCAACGACCAATTTAACTATATAAAGAAGCAAGCTCAATCGATTGTAAACGGACATTCTACTGCAAATGATAAGGGAGTCCTGACAGCGGTAAAAACAATGGCTATGGAACGCTCAACACAGCTTTTCCATGAATTAAATGAGGAACAGAAAAAGCTCTTAGAACCTATTGTAGATATTGTGAATAAAGAGGATAGTGAGCAGTTTTTAGCTGTTTTAAAGCCATATGTAATCCCTTTTCAAGAAGTGAGGGAACAAACTTTAAAAAAGCTATTTCCTAAAGTGAAAAAATTAAAAACACCAGACCTAAATAAAATAGATTGGAGAGCCATTTCCTATCTAGGTTGGAATGACACTGGTTCTGAAAAGAAGTACCTCGTGTTGCGTGATCCAGAAAAAGAGAAATTAGTAGGTTTGCAAGGGTCTTATAAACCTTTACCAAATCAAAAGGGGATTTGCGTCATTTGTAATCACTTTGAGGAAGTGGGATTGTTCGTAGCTCAAGTCAAAGGAAATGTACAAGGAACATTTACACGAAGAGGAAATTACATTTGTCACGATACCGAAGCGTGTAACAGTAGAATTACTTCCTTAGATAAACTTCATGACTTTATGAATCGCGTACGGAAGAAGAATTAACACGGTCCTTAGGATCGTGTTTTTGTTTTATTAACTACCTTACAAAAATGTAAGACAAATGAAAGGATATTCAATAGGGAATCAAGCCTTTTCTGGCTACACTAGGGGTAGATTAGATTGGAGGTTTGAACATGACACAAACAGTCGTAAACGTTCAAAATGTGAAAAAAGTATTTGGAAAACGAAATGAAAACCAATTCCATGCCCTTAACGGAGTTTCGTTTCAAATAAAAGAAGGGGAATTCGTCGGAGTAATGGGACCTTCCGGTGCAGGAAAAACAACATTGCTTAATGTGGTTTCTACACTTGATCAAGCTACTGGTGGGTTGATCGAAATCGCAGGTTCCAATATAACGAATATGAAACAGAGTCATTTGTCAGATTTTCGCTCGAAAAAGCTTGGTTTTATATTTCAAGATTTTAACTTACTCGAAAACTTAACCATTTATGAAAATATTGCACTTCCGTTGTCCTTACAAGGCGTTTCTTCTCGACAAATTAAGCCGAGTGTACAGGAGGTGGCAAAGAAACTAGGAATTGAAGGTATTTTAGAAAAATACCCAGCGACAGTGTCAGGTGGTCAGAAACAGCGTGCAGCGGCAGCTCGGGCATTGGTCCATGAACCAGCCATTATTTTGGCGGATGAACC includes:
- a CDS encoding CD3324 family protein produces the protein MKQVRATDLLPEELLLEIQKYVDGEILYIPKRSEKHCKWGSRSGGRKYIDERNQDIRELFQNGTRIDDLADMYCLSPETIKKIVYSKQ
- a CDS encoding FusB/FusC family EF-G-binding protein gives rise to the protein MEPFIRNDQFNYIKKQAQSIVNGHSTANDKGVLTAVKTMAMERSTQLFHELNEEQKKLLEPIVDIVNKEDSEQFLAVLKPYVIPFQEVREQTLKKLFPKVKKLKTPDLNKIDWRAISYLGWNDTGSEKKYLVLRDPEKEKLVGLQGSYKPLPNQKGICVICNHFEEVGLFVAQVKGNVQGTFTRRGNYICHDTEACNSRITSLDKLHDFMNRVRKKN
- a CDS encoding ABC transporter ATP-binding protein — protein: MTQTVVNVQNVKKVFGKRNENQFHALNGVSFQIKEGEFVGVMGPSGAGKTTLLNVVSTLDQATGGLIEIAGSNITNMKQSHLSDFRSKKLGFIFQDFNLLENLTIYENIALPLSLQGVSSRQIKPSVQEVAKKLGIEGILEKYPATVSGGQKQRAAAARALVHEPAIILADEPTGALDSKNAKSLMEAMTHLNHNHNVSIMLVTHDPFSASYCDRILFIQDGELYKEIQRDGTRSEFHQSILHVLAEFASAEEE